Sequence from the Chloroflexota bacterium genome:
AGCCAGGCCCGAAACCCGCTCACATCTGGCGGGATTGCGTTTGTGGGGCATGGCGGATGAACCCACGCGACCGCGCTCGAAGGGTTCTTCCACTTCCAAGACCTCGGTGCGTTGGAGATTGCGGATTTCGGTCGCGAATTTATCCAGCGAAGAGCCAATTACGGCCAACGTAGTCACAAAATCGGCGTGGCGGTCACGCTGGATGATTTGCGTCGAGGTGGGCGCTACGTCAAGGCCCAATCCGGCACACACGCGGTCCTCAATGGCGGGCGGCACGTTGGCGTGAGTGCCCACCGCGCCGGATATCTTGCCCACGGCTACCTGCGCCCGTGCCGCCTCCAAGCGTTGCCGGTTGCGGCGCATTTCGTCCACCCAGACGAGCAGCTTGTACCCAAACGTAATCGGTTCCGCCTGCACGCCGTGGGTGCGGCCGATCTGCGGTACATCCTTGTACGTGACCGCCGCTGCCTCAAGCACGCCGCTGAGTTCATCGATGTCGTCCAGCAGCACGTCCGCAGCGTCCCGCAGCCGGATGCCGGTTGCCGTGTCCTCCACGTCGTAGGAGGTCAACCCAAGGTGGAGAAAGCGGCTTTCGTCTCCCAGTTGTTCCGCCACCGCCATGAGGAAGGCGTTGAGGTCGTGGTCGATCTCGCGCTCTATCTCCGCGATGCGTTCCAGGGACGGGGTCCGCGCGTGGCGCAGCTTCGCCATGTCTTCTGCGGGGACCGTTCCGTGCTCTGTCCACGCATCGCACACGGCAAGTTCTACCTGCAGCCACGTGGCGAACT
This genomic interval carries:
- the purB gene encoding adenylosuccinate lyase → MLPRYTRPKMGMIWSEDRKFATWLQVELAVCDAWTEHGTVPAEDMAKLRHARTPSLERIAEIEREIDHDLNAFLMAVAEQLGDESRFLHLGLTSYDVEDTATGIRLRDAADVLLDDIDELSGVLEAAAVTYKDVPQIGRTHGVQAEPITFGYKLLVWVDEMRRNRQRLEAARAQVAVGKISGAVGTHANVPPAIEDRVCAGLGLDVAPTSTQIIQRDRHADFVTTLAVIGSSLDKFATEIRNLQRTEVLEVEEPFERGRVGSSAMPHKRNPARCERVSGLARLMRSYALTALENVALWHERDITNSAPERVILPDSCTVLDYMLALFTRVMADLQVYPENMLRNLNQTRGLVYSESVLLALVNCGLTRQNAYTIVQEHATAAWETGADFGSLLKDDARVREHLDEGEIDALFDVRHHVRNIEASYKRMGLA